One region of Lampris incognitus isolate fLamInc1 chromosome 4, fLamInc1.hap2, whole genome shotgun sequence genomic DNA includes:
- the LOC130112116 gene encoding keratin-associated protein 4-11-like, with protein MQNCAMQNCTMQSCAMQSRAMQNHTMQNYGMQCCAMQYCAMQNHTMQNYGMQFCAMQCCAMQKYGMQRCAMQRCAMQRCAMQNCTMQRCAMQNHTMQNHTMQNYGMQCCAMQNHTMQNHTMQNCTMQRCAMQNCTMQRCAMQRCAMQRCAMQNCTMQYCAMQKCTTQNCAMQNCTMQSCTMQYCTMQSCTMQSCTMQCCAM; from the coding sequence ATGCAGAACTGCGCCATGCAGAACTGTACCATGCAGAGCTGTGCCATGCAGAGCCGTGCCATGCAGAACCACACCATGCAGAACTATGGCATGCAGTGTTGTGCCATGCAGTACTGTGCCATGCAGAACCACACCATGCAGAACTATGGCATGCAGTTCTGTGCCATGCAGTGCTGTGCCATGCAGAAATATGGCATGCAGCGCTGTGCCATGCAGCGCTGTGCCATGCAGCGCTGTGCCATGCAGAACTGTACCATGCAGCGCTGTGCCATGCAGAACCACACCATGCAGAACCACACCATGCAGAACTATGGCATGCAGTGCTGTGCCATGCAGAACCACACCATGCAGAACCACACCATGCAGAACTGTACCATGCAGCGCTGTGCCATGCAGAACTGTACCATGCAGCGCTGTGCCATGCAGCGCTGTGCCATGCAGCGCTGTGCCATGCAGAACTGTACCATGCAGTACTGTGCAATGCAGAAATGTACCACGCAGAACTGCGCCATGCAAAACTGTACCATGCAGAGCTGTACCATGCAGTACTGTACCATGCAGAGCTGTACCATGCAGAGCTGTACCATGCAGTGCTGTGCCATGTAG